In Bacillus sp. (in: firmicutes), the genomic stretch TTAGGTGTGGAAATTGATGCTATAATGTTAAAACAGTAAAGAGAACACTTTATTGATTAGCCTTAAAAGGCAAAGGTAGAGATGTAATTGAATTTAATACGGTCTTACCTAGAAAAATAACCAATTACCTAACCAAGAAATTGATGAACTTTATGAAAAAACTGTTGAGAGCATCTCAATAGTTTTTTCTGTTGTGGAGCCTCGAGGGAAGAAAATTTGTTCCAGTACTTTAATAATTGCAAATAAAACGTTATGTATTTGTTCATGATATATACATGATCACTAGTGTTGCATAAATAGTGTCGAAATTTTCAGTTTACTTGTTTTTCCTAATAAGAACCAAAAAGGTAAATACCTAATTAAAGGCGGCTCTGTTCATTTGGGAATTTATTTACAATTAGACCTATAGACCTGTGAGACGACAACAAATTTACTTATTAAGGGATGGCTGTTCCTTCAATTTTTCGAAGCCAAATATACGCTGGCTTCCATAGCGCAGCTCTTAAATAACGGCTAATTTGTAAGGTTTTTCGCTTACTCCCTGTTTCAATTTGCGCTAGAACATGTAGACAAAAAACAATAAGTGCAATAAATACTTGGTTTTGAATCGCCCATTCGCTCTGACCGTAGAATTTTTTAATACTGAGATGTTGT encodes the following:
- a CDS encoding transposase, with the translated sequence ENSSVLSDQMVLIGTTQNRAENYFRLIKVLDTKGNELHLITNCFDLSAEEISEMYKSRWAIELFFKWIKQHLSIKKFYGQSEWAIQNQVFIALIVFCLHVLAQIETGSKRKTLQISRYLRAALWKPAYIWLRKIEGTAIP